In the Arachis ipaensis cultivar K30076 chromosome B10, Araip1.1, whole genome shotgun sequence genome, one interval contains:
- the LOC107622485 gene encoding uncharacterized protein LOC107622485 isoform X2 produces the protein MSFLSICLLICFCFQSVSSENVSGSDLQQASIPPRGWNSYDSFCWTVSEQEFLQNAEIVSRTLHDHGYEYAVVDYLWYRRKVNGAGHDSLGFDVIDEWGRVIPDPGRWPSSLGGKGFIEVANKVHSMGLKFGIHVMRGISTQAVNANTAILDTATGGAYQESGRVWGAKDIAIPARACAWMPHGFMSVNTSLGAGKAFLRSLYEQYASWGVDFVKHDCVFGDDLDLSEISYVSEVLRKLDRSIVYSLSPGTSVTPAMAKDVIGLVNMYRITGDDWDTWWDVKCHFNVTRDFATANLIGATGLNGKSWPDLDMLPFGWLTDPGVNEGPHRYCRLNLEEQKTQITLWAIAKSPLMYGGDLRKIDPTTYGLITNPTLLEINSFSSNNMEFPYITSLRSEGQDLGGQMRRYIKETKTLYTHSLGLTNCSDPKASAWTSETVDQDVERICWKGTLRNKPLAAFCVNKRKLHFKFIEESLSQLNLGRKYHLVATNRIKFCLDASPRRKLTSNEFVRRPFSPCKWDAYQMWELNPNGTLENSYSGLCATMEPVKGEVYVAFFNLNEQKTVISAQISDIAKVLPGTDLSSCEGTELWSGSDVVISQGALSTAVEAHGNALFVLSCSPKNKIKMVVTADA, from the exons ATGTCCTTCCTCTCTATCTGCCTTCTTATTTGTTTCTGTTTTCAGAG TGTATCATCTGAAAATGTATCCGGAAGTGACCTACAGCAAGCTAGCATCCCACCAAGAGGTTGGAATTCCTATGATTCTTTTTGTTGGACAGTTTCTGAACAGGAATTCTTACAAAATGCTGAAATAGTGTCTCGAACACTACATGATCATGGATATGAG TATGCTGTGGTGGATTACCTTTGGTATAGAAGGAAAGTCAATGGCGCTGGACATGATTCTCTTGGGTTTGATGTGATTGATGAATGGGGGAGAGTGATTCCTGACCCTGGAAGGTGGCCTTCTTCCCTAGGTGGAAAAGGGTTCATTGAAGTTGCTAATAAGGTACATAGCATGGGTTTGAAATTTGGGATTCATGTTATGAGAGGGATAAGCACACAAGCCGTCAATGCAAACACTGCTATCCTAGATACAGCAACG GGAGGTGCTTATCAAGAATCTGGTCGAGTTTGGGGTGCCAAAGACATAGCAATCCCAGCAAGGGCTTGTGCATGGATGCCTCATGGTTTCATGAGTGTAAATACATCATTGGGAGCTGGGAAAGCTTTTTTGAGATCCCTTTATGAGCAATATGCTTCATGGGGTGTTGATTTTG TGAAACATGACTGTGTATTTGGTGATGACTTGGATTTAAGTGAAATAAGCTATGTATCAGAG GTTCTAAGGAAGCTTGATCGCTCCATTGTATATTCCTTGTCTCCTGGAACTAGTGTGACCCCAGCCATGGCCAAGGATGTCATTGGACTGGTCAACATGTATCGTATTACAGGAGATGACTGGGATACATGGTGGGATGTAAAATGTCACTTCAACGTAACAAG GGATTTTGCAACTGCTAATCTGATAGGAGCAACAGGCTTAAATGGGAAATCCTGGCCTGATTTGGACATGCTTCCATTTGGATGGTTAACAGATCCTG GTGTAAATGAAGGTCCACACAGGTATTGTAGACTCAATCTAGAAGAGCAAAAGACACAG ATAACACTTTGGGCGATAGCAAAGTCTCCCCTAATGTATGGAGGGGATCTGCGAAAAATTGATCCTACAACATATGGCCTTATCACAAACCCTACTCTTCTGGAGATCAACTCTTTTAGCTCAAACAATATGGAG TTTCCTTATATCACAAGCTTGAGGAGTGAAGGTCAAGATCTTGGAGGGCAAATGAGAAGATATATCAAAGAAACAAAGACCTTATATACACATTCATTAGGTCTCACTAACTGCTCTGATCCGAAGGCAAGTGCTTGGACTAGTGAAACTGTTGACCAAGATGTTGAAAGGATCTGTTGGAAAGGGACTTTGAGAAACAAGCCTTTGGCAGCTTTCTGTGTAAACAAGAGAAAACTTCACTTCAAATT TATTGAAGAGAGTTTGTCCCAACTGAACCTTGGAAGGAAATATCATTTAGTTGCAACCAATAGAATAAAATTTTGCTTGGATGCTTCTCCTAGACGAAAGCTTACTTCTAACGAGTTCGTTAGACGCCCATTTTCTCCGTGCAAATGGGATGCATATCAG ATGTGGGAACTGAACCCTAATGGGACGCTGGAAAATAGTTATTCTGGCCTATGTGCAACAATGGAGCCTGTCAAAG GAGAAGTCTATGTTGCTTTCTTCAATCTAAATGAGCAGAAGACTGTGATATCTGCCCAGATATCAGACATTGCTAAAGTTCTTCCAGGCACAGACTTAAGTTCTTGTGAGGGCACTGAATTGTGGAGTGGAAGTGACGTGGTAATATCACAGGGTGCGTTATCAACGGCGGTTGAAGCGCATGGAAATGCGCTATTTGTACTAAGCTGCAGTcccaagaacaaaataaaaatggtTGTCACTGCTGATGCAtaa
- the LOC107622485 gene encoding uncharacterized protein LOC107622485 isoform X1: protein MSFLSICLLICFCFQSVSSENVSGSDLQQASIPPRGWNSYDSFCWTVSEQEFLQNAEIVSRTLHDHGYEYAVVDYLWYRRKVNGAGHDSLGFDVIDEWGRVIPDPGRWPSSLGGKGFIEVANKVHSMGLKFGIHVMRGISTQAVNANTAILDTATGGAYQESGRVWGAKDIAIPARACAWMPHGFMSVNTSLGAGKAFLRSLYEQYASWGVDFVKHDCVFGDDLDLSEISYVSEVLRKLDRSIVYSLSPGTSVTPAMAKDVIGLVNMYRITGDDWDTWWDVKCHFNVTRDFATANLIGATGLNGKSWPDLDMLPFGWLTDPGVNEGPHRYCRLNLEEQKTQITLWAIAKSPLMYGGDLRKIDPTTYGLITNPTLLEINSFSSNNMEFPYITSLRSEGQDLGGQMRRYIKETKTLYTHSLGLTNCSDPKASAWTSETVDQDVERICWKGTLRNKPLAAFCVNKRKLHFKFIEESLSQLNLGRKYHLVATNRIKFCLDASPRRKLTSNEFVRRPFSPCKWDAYQMWELNPNGTLENSYSGLCATMEPVKATINSGGLRSWIATGRNGEVYVAFFNLNEQKTVISAQISDIAKVLPGTDLSSCEGTELWSGSDVVISQGALSTAVEAHGNALFVLSCSPKNKIKMVVTADA, encoded by the exons ATGTCCTTCCTCTCTATCTGCCTTCTTATTTGTTTCTGTTTTCAGAG TGTATCATCTGAAAATGTATCCGGAAGTGACCTACAGCAAGCTAGCATCCCACCAAGAGGTTGGAATTCCTATGATTCTTTTTGTTGGACAGTTTCTGAACAGGAATTCTTACAAAATGCTGAAATAGTGTCTCGAACACTACATGATCATGGATATGAG TATGCTGTGGTGGATTACCTTTGGTATAGAAGGAAAGTCAATGGCGCTGGACATGATTCTCTTGGGTTTGATGTGATTGATGAATGGGGGAGAGTGATTCCTGACCCTGGAAGGTGGCCTTCTTCCCTAGGTGGAAAAGGGTTCATTGAAGTTGCTAATAAGGTACATAGCATGGGTTTGAAATTTGGGATTCATGTTATGAGAGGGATAAGCACACAAGCCGTCAATGCAAACACTGCTATCCTAGATACAGCAACG GGAGGTGCTTATCAAGAATCTGGTCGAGTTTGGGGTGCCAAAGACATAGCAATCCCAGCAAGGGCTTGTGCATGGATGCCTCATGGTTTCATGAGTGTAAATACATCATTGGGAGCTGGGAAAGCTTTTTTGAGATCCCTTTATGAGCAATATGCTTCATGGGGTGTTGATTTTG TGAAACATGACTGTGTATTTGGTGATGACTTGGATTTAAGTGAAATAAGCTATGTATCAGAG GTTCTAAGGAAGCTTGATCGCTCCATTGTATATTCCTTGTCTCCTGGAACTAGTGTGACCCCAGCCATGGCCAAGGATGTCATTGGACTGGTCAACATGTATCGTATTACAGGAGATGACTGGGATACATGGTGGGATGTAAAATGTCACTTCAACGTAACAAG GGATTTTGCAACTGCTAATCTGATAGGAGCAACAGGCTTAAATGGGAAATCCTGGCCTGATTTGGACATGCTTCCATTTGGATGGTTAACAGATCCTG GTGTAAATGAAGGTCCACACAGGTATTGTAGACTCAATCTAGAAGAGCAAAAGACACAG ATAACACTTTGGGCGATAGCAAAGTCTCCCCTAATGTATGGAGGGGATCTGCGAAAAATTGATCCTACAACATATGGCCTTATCACAAACCCTACTCTTCTGGAGATCAACTCTTTTAGCTCAAACAATATGGAG TTTCCTTATATCACAAGCTTGAGGAGTGAAGGTCAAGATCTTGGAGGGCAAATGAGAAGATATATCAAAGAAACAAAGACCTTATATACACATTCATTAGGTCTCACTAACTGCTCTGATCCGAAGGCAAGTGCTTGGACTAGTGAAACTGTTGACCAAGATGTTGAAAGGATCTGTTGGAAAGGGACTTTGAGAAACAAGCCTTTGGCAGCTTTCTGTGTAAACAAGAGAAAACTTCACTTCAAATT TATTGAAGAGAGTTTGTCCCAACTGAACCTTGGAAGGAAATATCATTTAGTTGCAACCAATAGAATAAAATTTTGCTTGGATGCTTCTCCTAGACGAAAGCTTACTTCTAACGAGTTCGTTAGACGCCCATTTTCTCCGTGCAAATGGGATGCATATCAG ATGTGGGAACTGAACCCTAATGGGACGCTGGAAAATAGTTATTCTGGCCTATGTGCAACAATGGAGCCTGTCAAAG CTACTATTAACTCCGGTGGGCTTCGCTCTTGGATTGCAACCGGAAGAAATG GAGAAGTCTATGTTGCTTTCTTCAATCTAAATGAGCAGAAGACTGTGATATCTGCCCAGATATCAGACATTGCTAAAGTTCTTCCAGGCACAGACTTAAGTTCTTGTGAGGGCACTGAATTGTGGAGTGGAAGTGACGTGGTAATATCACAGGGTGCGTTATCAACGGCGGTTGAAGCGCATGGAAATGCGCTATTTGTACTAAGCTGCAGTcccaagaacaaaataaaaatggtTGTCACTGCTGATGCAtaa
- the LOC107622485 gene encoding uncharacterized protein LOC107622485 isoform X3 — MGLKFGIHVMRGISTQAVNANTAILDTATGGAYQESGRVWGAKDIAIPARACAWMPHGFMSVNTSLGAGKAFLRSLYEQYASWGVDFVKHDCVFGDDLDLSEISYVSEVLRKLDRSIVYSLSPGTSVTPAMAKDVIGLVNMYRITGDDWDTWWDVKCHFNVTRDFATANLIGATGLNGKSWPDLDMLPFGWLTDPGVNEGPHRYCRLNLEEQKTQITLWAIAKSPLMYGGDLRKIDPTTYGLITNPTLLEINSFSSNNMEFPYITSLRSEGQDLGGQMRRYIKETKTLYTHSLGLTNCSDPKASAWTSETVDQDVERICWKGTLRNKPLAAFCVNKRKLHFKFIEESLSQLNLGRKYHLVATNRIKFCLDASPRRKLTSNEFVRRPFSPCKWDAYQMWELNPNGTLENSYSGLCATMEPVKATINSGGLRSWIATGRNGEVYVAFFNLNEQKTVISAQISDIAKVLPGTDLSSCEGTELWSGSDVVISQGALSTAVEAHGNALFVLSCSPKNKIKMVVTADA; from the exons ATGGGTTTGAAATTTGGGATTCATGTTATGAGAGGGATAAGCACACAAGCCGTCAATGCAAACACTGCTATCCTAGATACAGCAACG GGAGGTGCTTATCAAGAATCTGGTCGAGTTTGGGGTGCCAAAGACATAGCAATCCCAGCAAGGGCTTGTGCATGGATGCCTCATGGTTTCATGAGTGTAAATACATCATTGGGAGCTGGGAAAGCTTTTTTGAGATCCCTTTATGAGCAATATGCTTCATGGGGTGTTGATTTTG TGAAACATGACTGTGTATTTGGTGATGACTTGGATTTAAGTGAAATAAGCTATGTATCAGAG GTTCTAAGGAAGCTTGATCGCTCCATTGTATATTCCTTGTCTCCTGGAACTAGTGTGACCCCAGCCATGGCCAAGGATGTCATTGGACTGGTCAACATGTATCGTATTACAGGAGATGACTGGGATACATGGTGGGATGTAAAATGTCACTTCAACGTAACAAG GGATTTTGCAACTGCTAATCTGATAGGAGCAACAGGCTTAAATGGGAAATCCTGGCCTGATTTGGACATGCTTCCATTTGGATGGTTAACAGATCCTG GTGTAAATGAAGGTCCACACAGGTATTGTAGACTCAATCTAGAAGAGCAAAAGACACAG ATAACACTTTGGGCGATAGCAAAGTCTCCCCTAATGTATGGAGGGGATCTGCGAAAAATTGATCCTACAACATATGGCCTTATCACAAACCCTACTCTTCTGGAGATCAACTCTTTTAGCTCAAACAATATGGAG TTTCCTTATATCACAAGCTTGAGGAGTGAAGGTCAAGATCTTGGAGGGCAAATGAGAAGATATATCAAAGAAACAAAGACCTTATATACACATTCATTAGGTCTCACTAACTGCTCTGATCCGAAGGCAAGTGCTTGGACTAGTGAAACTGTTGACCAAGATGTTGAAAGGATCTGTTGGAAAGGGACTTTGAGAAACAAGCCTTTGGCAGCTTTCTGTGTAAACAAGAGAAAACTTCACTTCAAATT TATTGAAGAGAGTTTGTCCCAACTGAACCTTGGAAGGAAATATCATTTAGTTGCAACCAATAGAATAAAATTTTGCTTGGATGCTTCTCCTAGACGAAAGCTTACTTCTAACGAGTTCGTTAGACGCCCATTTTCTCCGTGCAAATGGGATGCATATCAG ATGTGGGAACTGAACCCTAATGGGACGCTGGAAAATAGTTATTCTGGCCTATGTGCAACAATGGAGCCTGTCAAAG CTACTATTAACTCCGGTGGGCTTCGCTCTTGGATTGCAACCGGAAGAAATG GAGAAGTCTATGTTGCTTTCTTCAATCTAAATGAGCAGAAGACTGTGATATCTGCCCAGATATCAGACATTGCTAAAGTTCTTCCAGGCACAGACTTAAGTTCTTGTGAGGGCACTGAATTGTGGAGTGGAAGTGACGTGGTAATATCACAGGGTGCGTTATCAACGGCGGTTGAAGCGCATGGAAATGCGCTATTTGTACTAAGCTGCAGTcccaagaacaaaataaaaatggtTGTCACTGCTGATGCAtaa